AGAAGAAAGACTAATTCTAAAATTCTAGCATAGGTTCTTGGAGATGGGGAGACATTAGGTCCCATTTTCTCTGCACTAATCTGTCCTCATTAGTCATCAGATGCAGAAGCCTACAGAGAGGATGCTGTCAGATGTGCAAAAGGAGATTGCTAGTATCCATTAGTGCCAATGTAAAAGCAGacagtgctggtgacagcagcaccaATTCATCACCATCTTTTGACATCTAAATATGAAGTAACTTATCCCTAAAAATGCAGGCTGGCAGTAGCAAAAACACAAACTACTCTTCCTCAGAGTAAGAGTTCTCTAGAATGCCAAACATCTGCCTAAACAAAATCTGTGTGAATTTGGCCCATTGTTTTAAAGTGCTAATTCAAACTGCACTATAACTTCACAGTATTGAGACCAAATAGCTTTTTTAAATTATTAGTTTATATACACTTATTTAAGATGGGAATGTTTTATATCAGATTAAACTACTTCTGGAGTTCAGTTCAAGAAGATCAAACCACCTCCAGAAACTGGTGTGTTCACCCAGCAGTCCTGTGAGCAGTCAGCACAGTGTGAGTTCAGTTAGGATGTCTGACAGTTAACCCTGCACACACATCACTCAACTGGGCTACCACTGAAGAACAATTCAACACTAACATGTTTGTAATTACTAAGCATCCAAAAGCCATATAGCTCATTCTGTTTGTAAATTAAACACCATGCCATTGCCACAATTTACTTCAAAACCTTTCTTACTAGTACCAAAAGATGTTTTTCATCTCTGTATCTGTGTATTTTTAAAAACCCCTAAGCAACTCTGAACAACTTTTAGGCAGTTTTTGTCTTTTGTTATCCTTAAACTCAGTGTCAGATTTcaagaaattactttttttttttgaaatataAGTACTTCTTTTACTATTTCCAACAAAGGAAAGAATGCACAAGGTAGAAGTGAGTGTTCTATTAACTGCATCAAGTCTGTCAGGCATTTAAATTAGATTGATGTGGGATACACTGATTACACTGACTGTAACAAAAAGCATCTAGCATCAGACTCATTCAGTTAGCTCATAATTATCAACAAGGAACACTTCAGTCCAAGTTCTGTAAACCCAAAACACTCTGAAGATATGCAAAAGGTGCAGATGTCACCTTATGTTCTGAAACCAATCAATCCTCACCCCTAGGTTCATTGGTTCCTTTTGTCACACTTTTCCCCTTCTCTTTTGTTTTCAATGCTTTCCTTAAGAAATAAACCCAGGCCTTGAAACCTTTCAGATGAAGTGATGTTTGCAAAAAGACATCTAatgtttttgtgttttcctcCTTCACAAGCAGGCAATGTTCTCttacagcaacaacaacaacaaaaaaaagtgtCTGTGGTTTTTTTGGAATTAAACAACATAAGGCAATTAAATATTGAGAAGCAGTCGGTGTATGATGAACATGAACCTTCCCATCGGTAGTGTGGAAAAGGAGGAGCTGAACTTGATCTGGTTTGTGACCCCCTGTCCCAGGCCAGGCCTGAGGATGTTCATCTCTTGGAGCAACAAAGCAAACAGTTCTTGCCTGCACAGGTAGCATCTTGCCCATGTACTCTTCCATGGAGGTGGAAGGAAGATGCTGAGCAGCTGCTTGCTAAACTGAAGGCCATGAAAAAATCATTTGGCTCTTCACCATAACATCAAACCTAATTCATAGGTTTTTGGCCCCCAAATTCCAAATTGTACATCAGTCTGTTTTTGAAAGTTTACGTTTAACATGTCTGGGGGGTTCCCAAGTATCACTATCATCTgtttcttcctcatcctcctgaTCATCCAGCATTTCATCTTCCTCCTCATTCTCATCAAACAGCTCTATTCCAAGTTCTAATCTTCTTTGCCTTTCTGCAAACCATTCTCTGACCTGCTCATATCCCATGTGAGATTTGGCTACCAGTTCATCAAGGTCTTGCTCATTAAGGAATTTGTGCTTCATATAATAGTCCTTCAGGATTGCTGTTCCAGTTTTAAACTTTATGACAGAGACACCTCTGTCCCAGCAATTTAACCTCTTGCTTCCCCGAGGCCTCCCCCGAGgcctccctctccccctcccttttggtcttcctctccctctcttccttGCAAAGCCTTGGCCATTCAGGCTGTTTGCACTGGCACTCTGGTAATAGTAATACCATTTCAATCCACCATTTTTCCAGGCATAGCGAGTATCTCCAAACCAGCTCACAATTTCTGATCTTGGAAGCCCAGTTTCTTCTGCCAGCTTGTTGTAttcttgtggagatggccactgAGTACGGACAAAGGAACTTTTGAGCATGTGCAACTGCTCTGGTGATTTTTTGCCTATTTTGCTTGAAGAAGAACACCCTGATTTTGttgctgctgctccatctcccacagATGTTTCTCCAGACTCCTCTTTTGAGCTGCCAGCATTGCTTTCATTCATGTCAGCTCCCTCTTCCTTCAAGACATTTGATTTCCTTTTTTCTGCAAACCAGGCATCAATCTCTCTCCTGGTCAGTTTTGTTTGGGCTCTTAATCTATTCATCTCTTCTTCAGTAAGGACAGGGTTATTAAGAAAACTTGCTTGGAGGACTTGCAGCTGTTCAGAAGTTTTCTCTTTGAATTTCTGTGGGGTGAAATCAGGAAAAGTAGCCCAAGATGGCTTGCTCTGTGGAGTGACTCCTGTTGGAGATTCATTCATTTCATCACTTGAATCAATAACAATGGTGGCACATGAATCACTGTTGAGATGAATCCCATGATTATTCTTTGAGTTTCTCTGATTGTAGCGTGTATCACTGAACCACTTTTTGATCTCTCCTTTAGTGAGCCCTGTTATTTTCATAAGTCTAACAATTTCTGAGTCTTGAGGAAACTGGTTTTTAAGGTAGCTGACTTTCAATTCTGCCAGCTGTTCCTTAGTTTTTTTTGCTCGGATGCCAAAGGAGTCGGGATTCATCAGGGTGGATTCATTTTTGATAGGCTGAGGGGCTGGAATGGCAGCTACTTGTTTGGTTTCTGCAATAGGCTGAGCACTGTGAATCTGACTCTTCTGTAACTGTGTTTGGTTTGGGACTCCTGCTACAGTCAAAGCTATTGGGGCTGTTACTGGTAACGTATTTGTACCTGCAACTTGAGTGAGAACAAGTCCTGGCTGACCAACGATTTGGCATGTCTGTAAAATGGAAGGCAAGCCATTGCTAGCGGCCGAAATGTGTGCTGGAATAACGGTAATGGTCTGGGGCACAGTGTGCACTGTGCCATTAAATTGTTTCCTCCTTGCttcctccacctcctctggcgTCCAGCTCACTCCGTGCTTCAGACGCTGAGCAGAAAACCAGATTTTAATCTGCTCCTCTGTGTACTTGGCTTGAGAGGAAAGAACAGTGATTTCTGACATGGTTGGATATGGGAATTTGTTGTAGGTGTTAAGCAAAAGAGGATTGTTATCCAAAGCAGTGTTATAGGCTGGAATGCTATTCACAGGTATTAGGACTTTGGGAATCAGGTTGGAGTTCTGTGGAGCTGTGACAGCTGTTATAACCTGTGCCACCCCAGGCTGAAGCACTGGTGCTGGGGTCACTACTGCCCCAGCCACATCTGCTGCATTGCACACAACTGAATGGCTTGGTTTGGATTCAGAAACTGCTGCTGGGGAGTTTTCTACTACTTCTTCAGAGTTTGGCTCATTTTCAGTTCCCTTTTCTTCACCAGGAATGTCATCAACTACATTGTGGAAAACAGC
The sequence above is drawn from the Melospiza melodia melodia isolate bMelMel2 chromosome 1, bMelMel2.pri, whole genome shotgun sequence genome and encodes:
- the ZHX1 gene encoding zinc fingers and homeoboxes protein 1, producing MASKRKSTTPCMVLANEQDPDLEMVSDLEEGPPVLTPADNPTAEGVTSDEDAHEYVDSDNKKNTNKVEGGYECKYCTFQTPDLNMFTFHVDSEHPNVVLNSSYVCLECNFLTKRYDALSEHNLKHHPGEENFKLTMVKRNNQTIFEQTVNDLTFDGSFVREENAGQADSSEVPSSGISISKTPIMKMMKSKPEAKRIAVFHNVVDDIPGEEKGTENEPNSEEVVENSPAAVSESKPSHSVVCNAADVAGAVVTPAPVLQPGVAQVITAVTAPQNSNLIPKVLIPVNSIPAYNTALDNNPLLLNTYNKFPYPTMSEITVLSSQAKYTEEQIKIWFSAQRLKHGVSWTPEEVEEARRKQFNGTVHTVPQTITVIPAHISAASNGLPSILQTCQIVGQPGLVLTQVAGTNTLPVTAPIALTVAGVPNQTQLQKSQIHSAQPIAETKQVAAIPAPQPIKNESTLMNPDSFGIRAKKTKEQLAELKVSYLKNQFPQDSEIVRLMKITGLTKGEIKKWFSDTRYNQRNSKNNHGIHLNSDSCATIVIDSSDEMNESPTGVTPQSKPSWATFPDFTPQKFKEKTSEQLQVLQASFLNNPVLTEEEMNRLRAQTKLTRREIDAWFAEKRKSNVLKEEGADMNESNAGSSKEESGETSVGDGAAATKSGCSSSSKIGKKSPEQLHMLKSSFVRTQWPSPQEYNKLAEETGLPRSEIVSWFGDTRYAWKNGGLKWYYYYQSASANSLNGQGFARKRGRGRPKGRGRGRPRGRPRGSKRLNCWDRGVSVIKFKTGTAILKDYYMKHKFLNEQDLDELVAKSHMGYEQVREWFAERQRRLELGIELFDENEEEDEMLDDQEDEEETDDSDTWEPPRHVKRKLSKTD